A genomic segment from Cervus elaphus chromosome 14, mCerEla1.1, whole genome shotgun sequence encodes:
- the ZBTB17 gene encoding zinc finger and BTB domain-containing protein 17 isoform X1 — MDFPQHSQHVLEQLNQQRQLGLLCDCTFVVDGVDFKAHKAVLAACSEYFKMLFVDQKDVVHLDISNAAGLGQVLEFMYTAKLSLSSENVDDVLAVASFLQMQDIITACHALKSLAEPAASPGENMEASATEVGDKRAKEEKAAATALSELDPARSSPPAGPGREPKEERGGQAESTGSGAEQTEKADAPREPVELKPDPTSGMAAAEAEAALSESSEQEMEVEPARKGEEREEEEGAAPAVVKEEGPPLEKGEAPEESEESASTDSGQELGAEARGLRSGTYGDRTESKAYGSVIHKCEDCGKEFTHTGNFKRHIRIHTGEKPFSCRECSKAFSDPAACKAHEKTHSPLKPYGCEECGKSYRLISLLNLHKKRHSGEARYRCEDCGKLFTTSGNLKRHQLVHSGEKPYQCDYCGRSFSDPTSKMRHLETHDTDKEHKCPHCDKKFNQVGNLKAHLKIHIADGPLKCRECGKQFTTSGNLKRHLRIHSGEKPYVCVHCQRQFADPGALQRHVRIHTGEKPCQCVMCGKAFTQASSLIAHVRQHTGEKPYVCERCGKRFVQSSQLANHIRHHDNIRPHKCSVCSKAFVNVGDLSKHIIIHTGEKPYLCDKCGRGFNRVDNLRSHVKTVHQGKAGIKILEPEEGGEVSVVTVDDMVTLATEALAATAVTQLTVVPVGAAVTADETEVLKAEISKAVKQVQEEDPNTHILYACDSCGDKFLDANSLAQHVRIHTAQALVMFQTDADFYQQYGPGSTWPAGQVLQAGELVFRPRDGADGQPALAETAPTAPECPPPAE, encoded by the exons ATGGATTttccccagcacagccaacacgTCTTGGAGCAGCTGAACCAGCAGCGGCAACTGGGACTTTTGTGCGACTGCACTTTTGTGGTGGACGGTGTTGACTTTAAGGCTCATAAAGCAGTGCTGGCGGCCTGCAGCGAATACTTCAAGATGCTCTTCGTGGACCAGAAGGATGTGGTGCACCTGGACATCAGTAACGCGGCAG GCCTGGGGCAGGTGCTGGAGTTTATGTACACAGCCAAGCTGAGCCTGAGCTCTGAGAATGTGGACGATGTGCTGGCCGTGGCCAGCTTCCTGCAGATGCAGGACATCATCACGGCCTGTCACGCCCTCAAGTCACTGGCTGAGCCGGCTGCCAGCCCTGGGGAGAATATGGAGGCCTCAGCCACAGAAG TGGGGGACAAGAGAGCCAAAGAGGAGAAGGCTGCTGCCACTGCGCTGAGCGAGCTGGACCCGGCTAGGAGCAGTCCGCCCGCGGGCCCAGGCCGGGAGCCCAAGGAGGAGCGCGGCGGCCAGGCCGAGAGCACAGGCAGCG gTGCAGAGCAGACGGAGAAGGCAGATGCTCCCCGGGAGCCTGTGGAGCTCAAGCCGGACCCCACGAGTGGCATGGCTGCTGCTGAGGCTGAGGCTGCCTTGTCAGAGAGCTCAGAGCAAG AAATGGAGGTGGAGCCAGCCAGGAAGGGAGAAGAgcgagaggaggaggagggcgccGCGCCAGCGGTGGTCAAGGAAGAGGGGCCGCCACTGGAGAAGGGCGAGGCCCCCGAGGAGAGTGAGGAGTCGGCCAGCACGGACTCGGGCCAGGAGCTCGGCGCTGAGGCGCGAGGCCTGCGCTCGGGCACCTACGGCGACCGCACGGAGTCCAAGGCCTACGGCTCCGTCATCCACAAGTGCGAG gaCTGTGGGAAGGAGTTCACGCACACAGGGAACTTCAAGCGGCACATCCGCAtccacacgggcgagaagccGTTCTCGTGCCGGGAGTGCAGCAAGGCCTTCTCTGACCCGGCCGCCTGCAAGGCCCACGAGAAGACACACAG CCCGCTGAAGCCCTATGGCTGCGAGGAGTGCGGCAAGAGCTACCGGCTCATCAGCCTGCTGAACCTGCACAAGAAGCGGCACTCGGGCGAGGCGCGCTACCGCTGCGAGGACTGTGGCAAGCTCTTCACCACATCGGGCAATCTCAAGCGGCACCAGCTGGTGCATAGCGGCGAGAAGCCCTACCAGTGCGACTATTGCGGCCGTTCCTTCTCCGACCCCACGTCAAAGATGCGCCACCTGGAGACGCACGACACCGACAAGGAGCACAAGTGCCCGCACTGCGACAAGAAGTTCAaccag GTGGGGAATCTGAAGGCCCACCTGAAGATCCACATCGCCGACGGGCCCCTCAAGTGCCGGGAGTGTGGAAAGCAGTTCACCACCTCAG GGAACCTGAAGCGGCACCTGCGGATCCACAGCGGGGAGAAACCTTACGTGTGCGTTCACTGCCAGCGGCAGTTCGCTGACCCCGGCGCCCTGCAGCGGCACGTTCGCATTCACACGG GTGAGAAGCCATGCCAGTGCGTTATGTGCGGCAAAGCCTTCACCCAGGCCAGCTCTCTCATCGCCCATGTACGCCAGCACACCGGGGAGAAGCCCTACGTCTGTGAGCGCTGCGGCAAGAG ATTCGTCCAGTCCAGCCAGTTGGCCAATCATATCCGCCACCATGATAATATTCGCCCCCACAAGTGTAGCGTGTGTAGTAAGGCCTTCGTGAACGTGGGGGACCTGTCTAAGCACATCATTATCCACACTG GAGAGAAGCCCTACCTGTGTGACAAGTGTGGTCGCGGCTTCAATCGGGTGGACAACCTTCGCTCCCATGTGAAGACTGTGCACCAGGGCAAGGCCGGCATCAAAATCCTGGAGCCAGAGGAGGGCGGTGAGGTTAGTGTGGTCACTGTCGATGACATGGTCACGCTGGCCACCGAGGCACTGGCAGCAACGGCTGTCACGCAGCTCACAG TGGTGCCAGTAGGGGCCGCAGTGACTGCCGATGAGACTGAAGTCCTTAAAGCCGAGATCAGCAAAGCTGTGAAGCAAGTGCAGGAAGAAG ATCCCAACACCCatattctctatgcctgtgaTTCCTGTGGGGATAAGTTCCTGGACGCCAACAGCCTGGCCCAGCACGTGCGGATCCACACAGCCCAGGCACTGGTCATGTTCCAGACGGATGCGGACTTCTACCAGCAGTATGGGCCGGGCAGCACGTGGCCAGCTGGGCAGGTGCTGCAGGCCGGGGAGCTGGTTTTCCGCCCTCGGGATGGGGCCGATGGGCAGCCTGCTCTGGCAGAGACAGCCCCCACCGCCCCTGAATGTCCACCGCCTGCCGAGTGA
- the ZBTB17 gene encoding zinc finger and BTB domain-containing protein 17 isoform X2, translated as MDFPQHSQHVLEQLNQQRQLGLLCDCTFVVDGVDFKAHKAVLAACSEYFKMLFVDQKDVVHLDISNAAGLGQVLEFMYTAKLSLSSENVDDVLAVASFLQMQDIITACHALKSLAEPAASPGENMEASATEVGDKRAKEEKAAATALSELDPARSSPPAGPGREPKEERGGQAESTGSGAEQTEKADAPREPVELKPDPTSGMAAAEAEAALSESSEQEMEVEPARKGEEREEEEGAAPAVVKEEGPPLEKGEAPEESEESASTDSGQELGAEARGLRSGTYGDRTESKAYGSVIHKCEDCGKEFTHTGNFKRHIRIHTGEKPFSCRECSKAFSDPAACKAHEKTHSPLKPYGCEECGKSYRLISLLNLHKKRHSGEARYRCEDCGKLFTTSGNLKRHQLVHSGEKPYQCDYCGRSFSDPTSKMRHLETHDTDKEHKCPHCDKKFNQVGNLKAHLKIHIADGPLKCRECGKQFTTSGEKPCQCVMCGKAFTQASSLIAHVRQHTGEKPYVCERCGKRFVQSSQLANHIRHHDNIRPHKCSVCSKAFVNVGDLSKHIIIHTGEKPYLCDKCGRGFNRVDNLRSHVKTVHQGKAGIKILEPEEGGEVSVVTVDDMVTLATEALAATAVTQLTVVPVGAAVTADETEVLKAEISKAVKQVQEEDPNTHILYACDSCGDKFLDANSLAQHVRIHTAQALVMFQTDADFYQQYGPGSTWPAGQVLQAGELVFRPRDGADGQPALAETAPTAPECPPPAE; from the exons ATGGATTttccccagcacagccaacacgTCTTGGAGCAGCTGAACCAGCAGCGGCAACTGGGACTTTTGTGCGACTGCACTTTTGTGGTGGACGGTGTTGACTTTAAGGCTCATAAAGCAGTGCTGGCGGCCTGCAGCGAATACTTCAAGATGCTCTTCGTGGACCAGAAGGATGTGGTGCACCTGGACATCAGTAACGCGGCAG GCCTGGGGCAGGTGCTGGAGTTTATGTACACAGCCAAGCTGAGCCTGAGCTCTGAGAATGTGGACGATGTGCTGGCCGTGGCCAGCTTCCTGCAGATGCAGGACATCATCACGGCCTGTCACGCCCTCAAGTCACTGGCTGAGCCGGCTGCCAGCCCTGGGGAGAATATGGAGGCCTCAGCCACAGAAG TGGGGGACAAGAGAGCCAAAGAGGAGAAGGCTGCTGCCACTGCGCTGAGCGAGCTGGACCCGGCTAGGAGCAGTCCGCCCGCGGGCCCAGGCCGGGAGCCCAAGGAGGAGCGCGGCGGCCAGGCCGAGAGCACAGGCAGCG gTGCAGAGCAGACGGAGAAGGCAGATGCTCCCCGGGAGCCTGTGGAGCTCAAGCCGGACCCCACGAGTGGCATGGCTGCTGCTGAGGCTGAGGCTGCCTTGTCAGAGAGCTCAGAGCAAG AAATGGAGGTGGAGCCAGCCAGGAAGGGAGAAGAgcgagaggaggaggagggcgccGCGCCAGCGGTGGTCAAGGAAGAGGGGCCGCCACTGGAGAAGGGCGAGGCCCCCGAGGAGAGTGAGGAGTCGGCCAGCACGGACTCGGGCCAGGAGCTCGGCGCTGAGGCGCGAGGCCTGCGCTCGGGCACCTACGGCGACCGCACGGAGTCCAAGGCCTACGGCTCCGTCATCCACAAGTGCGAG gaCTGTGGGAAGGAGTTCACGCACACAGGGAACTTCAAGCGGCACATCCGCAtccacacgggcgagaagccGTTCTCGTGCCGGGAGTGCAGCAAGGCCTTCTCTGACCCGGCCGCCTGCAAGGCCCACGAGAAGACACACAG CCCGCTGAAGCCCTATGGCTGCGAGGAGTGCGGCAAGAGCTACCGGCTCATCAGCCTGCTGAACCTGCACAAGAAGCGGCACTCGGGCGAGGCGCGCTACCGCTGCGAGGACTGTGGCAAGCTCTTCACCACATCGGGCAATCTCAAGCGGCACCAGCTGGTGCATAGCGGCGAGAAGCCCTACCAGTGCGACTATTGCGGCCGTTCCTTCTCCGACCCCACGTCAAAGATGCGCCACCTGGAGACGCACGACACCGACAAGGAGCACAAGTGCCCGCACTGCGACAAGAAGTTCAaccag GTGGGGAATCTGAAGGCCCACCTGAAGATCCACATCGCCGACGGGCCCCTCAAGTGCCGGGAGTGTGGAAAGCAGTTCACCACCTCAG GTGAGAAGCCATGCCAGTGCGTTATGTGCGGCAAAGCCTTCACCCAGGCCAGCTCTCTCATCGCCCATGTACGCCAGCACACCGGGGAGAAGCCCTACGTCTGTGAGCGCTGCGGCAAGAG ATTCGTCCAGTCCAGCCAGTTGGCCAATCATATCCGCCACCATGATAATATTCGCCCCCACAAGTGTAGCGTGTGTAGTAAGGCCTTCGTGAACGTGGGGGACCTGTCTAAGCACATCATTATCCACACTG GAGAGAAGCCCTACCTGTGTGACAAGTGTGGTCGCGGCTTCAATCGGGTGGACAACCTTCGCTCCCATGTGAAGACTGTGCACCAGGGCAAGGCCGGCATCAAAATCCTGGAGCCAGAGGAGGGCGGTGAGGTTAGTGTGGTCACTGTCGATGACATGGTCACGCTGGCCACCGAGGCACTGGCAGCAACGGCTGTCACGCAGCTCACAG TGGTGCCAGTAGGGGCCGCAGTGACTGCCGATGAGACTGAAGTCCTTAAAGCCGAGATCAGCAAAGCTGTGAAGCAAGTGCAGGAAGAAG ATCCCAACACCCatattctctatgcctgtgaTTCCTGTGGGGATAAGTTCCTGGACGCCAACAGCCTGGCCCAGCACGTGCGGATCCACACAGCCCAGGCACTGGTCATGTTCCAGACGGATGCGGACTTCTACCAGCAGTATGGGCCGGGCAGCACGTGGCCAGCTGGGCAGGTGCTGCAGGCCGGGGAGCTGGTTTTCCGCCCTCGGGATGGGGCCGATGGGCAGCCTGCTCTGGCAGAGACAGCCCCCACCGCCCCTGAATGTCCACCGCCTGCCGAGTGA